The genome window TACTCCTTCAAAGTACTTAGTATTGGACAAAGAAACCAGCTTAAAAATATTTTTTAAACCAACTTGATTCTTGACATAAATGGTCGCATGCTTGATCCGAGCTTTTTTATAAGAATCAGGACTAATCAAATCAATGTTTAGTCTAGCCAAGTCAGTCACACTATGTTTTTCTGCCACCTCTTTGATAAAGATAAAAAGCAGACGACCCGTAGCTTCTGCATCGTAATTGGCCATGTGGTGGTGTTCTAGAGCCACACCAAAACGCTTGGTCAAAGGTCCCAAACCATGACGTTTATACTCAGGATAGAGGTTCCTAGCAAACTCCAGCGTATCGATAACTGGCTGGCTAATCTTAGGCAGACCATGGCGCTCATAGTTGGCATTCATAAAGCCAACATCAAAGGTTGCATTGTGGGCAACTAGGACGGTATCCTTACAGAATTCTTGGAATTCTTGCAAAACTTGTTCCAGTGGTTTGGCATTTTTGACATGATCATCCGTAATTCCAGTCAACTCAGTAGTAAAAGCTGACAAGGGATGTCCAGGATTGATAAATTCATCAAATTCAGCAATGACATTCCCCTTGTACATCTTAGAGGCCGCAACCTGAATCAAGTCATTATAGATAGCTGAAAGCCCCGTCGTTTCCACGTCAAAGACCACGTAGGTTGCTTCAGATAGATCCATCTCCACTTCGTTATAGACGATAGGAACACGATCCTCCACGATATTGGCTTCCATTCCATAGATCAGCTGGATTCCCGCTTTCTTGGCAGCCTTATAGCCATGTGGAAAGGACTGAACATTGCCATGGTCCGTAATGGCAACCGCCTTGTGACCCCATTTTGCAGCTGTCGCGACGATTTCTTCGACCTCTGGTAGAGCATCCATGGTCGACATATTAGTATGAGCATGAAACTCAACCCGACGCTCACCTTCTGGCATCAAATCCTTCCGCTCATAGTGAACAACTTCCTGCACATCCTGCACGTTCATGGTCAAATCGCGTGTAAAGTTATTCATCTCCACATTCCCACGCACTCTGAGCCAAGAATTCTTCTTGATTAAATCAAATTTTTGAGCCTCTTCTTCATTCTTAACCCATTTTTGCATTGAAAAACTTGAAGTGTAGTCCGTCATTTTAAAATTGATCAAAACGCGACCAGTTCTGGTCACTTTATGTTCCACATCAAAAACGACCCCTTCAAAGACCAGACGATTTTCCTCAGTCGTCACGTCGATCATCTGGGTAACTTCTGCCTTATCTAGTTTTGGCTTAGCCGCAGCTTTTTTAGCCTGAAAATCGAAGGCTGGTTTCTCTTCTACTGGAGGAGGAGCCATTTGTTCCAGTTGTTCCATAGCACGCAAAGCCTCTTCATTGGCAGCCTGTACAATTTGTTCATTCTCCGTATAGAAGGCTTCCTCCTGCTCTTGTGTAAGGGCATCATTCTTTTCTATTTGGCATACAAAGGCTGGGAAACCAAACTTTTCAAGTTGCTTTGCTAGATTAGGAAGATGATTCTTCTTAAAGTGTTCCTTATCAATCGCCTCTGAACCTTCAATAAAGAGTTGATTTCCCTCCGCACGAACTTGCAGATTCTGATAAAGAGACTTAAATCCTTGGCTAGCACACGGACCTTCAGAAAAAGCCTCCTTATAGTAGGCCTGCAAGAGTTCATTAGAAAATTCCTGAGAGAGCGCCTTGATTTCGAAAACAGCTCGATTCCCTGTCTTAGAAAATTCTTCACTAAGCCCTTTCTTTAACTCTAAAAAGATTTCAATCGGTAAAATATTAGAAAATACAAAGTGAAATTCCCAAATCTTACTAATTTTATGAACCACAACACGCTCAATACTTGCATCAACAAGAGCAGGATCCTGTCGCAGCTGATCAGAGATTCCTAGTTGATTCATTAAAATTTCAAACTTACTTGACATTCAATTTCCTCACATTATTCTCTTACTATTTTACCATAATTAAAGAAAATATATAGCCAGTACCATCTCCCTTGCGACTTAGATGGAAAGATTTTATCATACTTGTAATAGATAAAACTATACTGACTCGTAGTCACATATTAAAAAGTGAGATGAAAATCATCTCACTTTTTAATATGTGACTTTCAGTCCGTCTCGCTCCGTCAGGTGCGAGACAAATAAACCACCCGCTATGCGGGTGCGCATCGAAGGTTATACCCAAAAAACTCCAAACGCGATACAATAAAGGTGTTCAAGCCAATTGTAAAGCGAAAGGAGAAAAATATGGCACAAAAGGCACATAGTTTATCACACACAAAGTGGATGTGTAAATATCACATTGTGTTTACCCCTAAGTATAGACGAAAAGTGATCTATAATCAATATCGAAGTAGTTTAGGCGAAATATTTCATCGTTTGTGCAGTTATAAAGGCGTTGAATTATCGAAGGTCACTTGATGCCTGATCATGTACAGATGTTAGTAAGTATTCCACCGAGGATAAGTATTTCAAGTTTCATGGGATATTTAAAAGGTAAAAGTGCACTCATGATGTTTGACAAACACGCTAATCTCAAGTATAAGTTTGGGAATCGGCATTTCTGGGCAGAAGGTTATTATGTGAGTACAGTAGGGCTCAATGAAGCCACAATTAAGAAATATATTCAAGATTAAAGAAATTATCCAGTGGATGATTTCTTCACGAGTATGAAAATTCGAGAACGAGTAAAGCATGATATAGTACTAGATAAATTGAGTGTAAAAGAATATGAGGATCCCTTTAGGGATAGTGGTAAGTAATACCCAAGCCTCTTCGAGAGGCAAGTGACGAGTCAAGAGCAATGAGGCTTGAACAACGTGAAAGCCAGCGTCTTTAGGCGCTGGCTGGTGATTTGGGCTTATAGCCCTGGTACAAACCACCCGTTTGACGGGTGGTTATGATTTTTAAAATCCATTATTGTCGCTGAGCTCTTTGAACCAGTGGCCTGATTTCTTCAGGTGGCGTTCCTGCGTTTCCAAGTCAAGTTCAACTAGACCATAGCGGTTTTTATAGCTATTGAGCCATGACCAGCAATCGATAAAGGTCCAAATCAAGTAACCCTTACAGTTGGCTCCGTCTTCAATGGCACGGTGGAGTTCACGCAAATGGCCTTTGACAAAGTCAATACGATAGTCGTCTTGAATCATGCCATTCTCACGGAACTTGTCTTCACCTTCAACACCCATGCCATTCTCTGTCAACATCCACTCAATATTACCATAATTTTCCTTGATATTTTGAGCAATATCATAAATCCCTTGCTCGTAGATTTCCCAACCACGGTGGGGATTGATCTTACGGCCTGGCATGACATATGGCTCATAGAAATGCTCTGGCAAGAGCGGGCTATCTGGATACTTGGCAAAACGTGGCGCCATAACACGCAGAGGTTGGTAGTAGTTGACTCCAAGAAAGTCCACTGTATGCTCCCGAATGACTTCTAACTCTTCAACAGTGTACTCTGGTAGCAAATCATGCTCAGACAAAATTTCCACCAATTCCTCTGGATAAGTCCCCAAGACAGACGGATCTAGGAAAGATTGAGCTTGAAAGAGATCGGCAATGCGAGCGGCCTTGACATCTGCAGGATGCTGGCTACGTGGGTAAGCTGGTGTCAAGTTAAGAACAATCCCAATCTTAGACTCCGGCAAAATCTCATGACAGGCCTTAACCGCAAGACTGCTAGCCAGTTGCGTATGATAGGCAACCTTAACCGCTGCTTTGGCATCTACCTTATGAGGATAGTGGGCATCATAGAAATAGCCAAACTCTACGGGGACAATGGGCTCGTTAAAGGTAATCCATTGGTCCACCAAGTCACCGTAAGTCTCAAAACAAAAACGAGCATAGTCTTCATAGGCTGAGACAGTCGCCTTATTTTCCCAACCATCGCCGTCTTCTTGGAGGGCAAATGGCAGGTCGAAGTGATAGAGATTGACTAAGAGACGAATTCCCTTAGACTTGATGGCTTCAAAGACCTGACGGTAGAAAGTCACCCCTTGCGGATTAACCTCTCCACGGCCTTGCGGGAAAATACGAGACCACTGGATAGAAGTACGAAAGGCTGTATGCCCAGTCTCTACCAAAAGCTCAATATCCTTTTCCCAGTTTTCATAGAAGGTCGATGTTTTATCAGGTCCAATCCCATTGTAGTAGCGGTTTGACTCTACTTGATACCAATAATCCCAGAGATTATCTCCCTTGCCGTCACCTGGCACTCGTCCTTCTGTCTGTGGTCCAGAAGTGGAGGAACCCCAAACAAAATCCTTTGGAAATTTTAGCATTGTTATACCTCTTAACTTGATTATGTCTTTATTCACTTCCATTATATAGAAAAAACAAGGTAAAAACTAGTTACATTTTTGCCTTGTTTTTCTTCTGATTATAGTTTTTATTTCTTGCTTAGGATTTCAAGGGTTTCGAGCAAGTTGTCTGCATGAACTTCGATGGTGTCACCAGTCGCCTTGATTTTGACTTCTACGATGCCATCGGCTGCTTTCTTCCCAACAGTGATACGGATTGGCAACCCAATCAAGTCGCTATCGCTGAATTTAACACCGACACGTTCGTTACGGTCATCTGTCAAGACTTCGTAACCAGCTTCCATCAAGTTGGATTCCAGTTTTTCTGTCAAGGCTTGCGCTTCTTCGTCCTTGACATTGACAGTAATCAAGTGCACATCAAATGGTGCCAATTCTTTAGGAAAGTTAACTCCCCAAGCGTAACGGTATTCACCTTTTGGCGTTTTGTTAACAAAGAGCCGAGCGTGTTGCTCCATAACGGCTGAAAGGAGACGGCTAACACCGATACCGTAACATCCCATGATGATTGGCACAGCACGGCCATTTTCATCCAAAACATCTGCACCCATGCTTGCTGAGTAGCGAGTTCCGAGTTTGAAAATATGGCCGATCTCGATACCACGCGCGAAGTTAAGAACCCCTTGTCCGTCTGGTGAAATTTCACCCTCACGAACTTCGCGGATATCCACGTATTCTGCAGTGAAATCACGACCTGGGTTCACACCCGTCAAGTGGTAGCCATCTTCGTTAGCCCCTACAACAGCATTGCGAACATCTTGCACCTTACGGTCTGCAATGATTTTCACATTTTCTGGCAAACCAACTGGACCAAGCGAACCAAAGCCAGCTGGAATAACGTTTGCTACTTCTTCCTCGCTCGCAACATCAAAGAAATCTGCACCCAAGTGGTTCTTTAACTTGACTTCATTGAGTTGGTCATTTCCAACTAGAAGGGCTGCAACAAGCTCACCATCTGCCATGTAGAAGAGGGTTTTGATTGTTTGTTCTTCTGGGACATTTAGGAAGGCTGCGACTTCGTCAATGGATTTAACACCTGGTGTTTCCACGCGAGTTACTTCTTCTTCAGTAACGACACGGTTGCTTGGTTTGTACTCGTTTGTTGCCATTTCTAAGTTAGCCGCATAGCTAGACTCACTTGAGTAGGCAATAGTGTCTTCACCAGAAACCATCCATTTGAGCAATTCTGCCTTGATTTCTTCTTGCACTTCTGCAGGAATTTCATCAAATGAGGCAACTGACTTGTCCAAGACAACCCAGCGGTCGAGGTCTGTACGGGCTGGTGTAATCGCCATAAATTCTTGGCTATCCTTACCACCCATGGCACCACCGTCACCGATGATAGCCTTGAAATCCAAACCACTGCGAGTGAAGATGCGTTCGTAGGCCGCCTTGTACTCATCATAAACACTGTCCAAACTATCATAGTTAGCGTGGAAACTGTAAGCATCTTTCATGATGAACTCACGTGTACGGAGAAGTCCGTTACGTGGACGTTTTTCATCACGGTACTTGGGCTGGATTTGGTAAAGGTTGAGTGGCAATTGCTTGTAAGACTTGACAGAGTCACGAACAATAGCTGTAAAAGTTTCTTCGTGTGTTGGACCTAGGATAAAGTCTGACTTTTCACGATTTTTCAGTTTATAAAGGTCTTCACCATAGGTTTCATAACGACCTGATTCACGCCAAAGATCAGCACTGAGAAGGGCAGGAGCCAACATCTCCACTGCACCAATCTTATCAAACTCTTGGCGCATGATGTTCTTAGCCTTTTCAATCACACGGTTAGCAAGTGGTAGGTAAGAGTAAACACCGGCAGAAACTTGACGAACATAACCAGCACGCAACATAAGGGCATGGCTGATAACTTGAGCATCACTTGGCATTTCGCGAAGCGTTGGGATTAGCATTTTACTTTGTTTCATAATATTCCTCGATTATCTAAAAGAAGAGTCGCATAATGTCATTCCAGGTCACAGCTAGCATCAAGACAACCATGATAACTACACCAGCCATGGTGACATAGGTTTCAATTTCTTGTTTAAGGGGTTTCCGGCGGATAGCCTCTAGGATATTGAGCACAATCTTTCCACCATCCAAAGCCGGGATAGGAATCAAGTTAAAAATCCCGATATTGATGGAAATCACAGCTAGGAAATAGAGGACATTCTCAAGACCATTTTTAGCAGCATCGCTACTTGCCTTAAAAATGGCAACGGGACCACCGAGTTTGTTCAAATCTGGATGGAAAATCAAGTTTTTCAGAGCCGAAAGGATACGGAGCCCTGAGTCAGCAGCGGTTGTAAATCCACCAACAAACATGGATAGGAGGTCTGACTTGACTTCCGGTTGAACCCCAAGAATATAACGTCCTTGATTCTCTTCTGGAGTCACCGTGACTTGTTTTTCGCTACCATTTTCAGAAATGGTCACATCCAAGGTCGGGGCGGTCTTGTCCTTGGTATCTGCTTCCACAGCCTGGGTTAAGTCTTGCCAATTCTTAACCTCATGCGAGCCGACCTTGGTAATTTGAGCGGTCTCAGCTACACCCACCTTAGCCAATGCTCCCTCTGGCATGACATGAAAGAGATTGGTTTGAGTATCTCTAACACCACCTTGTAAAAAGATCAAGATCCAAAAAACAACAACACCTAAGATAAAGTTATTCATAGGACCTGCAAAGTTGGTGATGAGCTTACCCCAGATAGAAGCATTTTGATACTGTACATCCAGAGGAGCGATGCGTACTTCGGTACCATCCGCCTCAACAACTGTTGCATCATGATCCACAGCAAAGGTCTTTTCTTCTTCCAAGACCAAGCCTTTAATGAAGAGCTTGTCTTCGAAATCAAACTGGGTTACCTGCATAGGGAGAGCTGTTTGATCCAGTTTCTTCCCTGAGAGGTTGATCCGTTTGACCTTACCATCATCAGTAAGTGTTAAACTGACTGGGGTTCCTGTCTTGATTTCTGTCGCATCATCGCCCCAACCAGCCATACGAACGTAGCCACCTAGAGGGAGCATCCGAATGGTATAAGCAGTGCCATCCTTACCAATATGGGCAAAAATCTTGGGCCCCATACCAATGGCAAATTCACGAACTAAAATGCCTGATTTCTTGGCAAAATAAAAATGTCCAAACTCATGCACCACCACAATAATCCCAAAAACGAGGATAAAGGTTAGCAATCCAATCATTCAATATTCCTTTCTTTAGAAGAGGCCAAACAAGTGCATGATAGGAAAGACAACTAGCATACTGTCAAAACGATCCAACACACCACCATGCCCCGGGATAAATTTTCCTGAATCCTTGACACCAAAATGGCGTTTCATAGCACTCTCAATCAAGTCACCAAACTGACCTGCCACACTGAAGAAGACGGCAAAGAGGCTCATTCTATAAATCCCATAAGGGAGAGCAACTGTGCTGTCTACTAGCATGAAGATTGCTGTTACCAGTACCGCACCTAGAATACCACCGATAAAGCCCTCAATACTCTTATTAGGAGAAACTCTTGGTGCCAACTTATGCTTGCCAAAATTCATCCCTATCAGGTAAGCCGCACTATCTGTCGCCCAAACGATAAAGAGGGCCAGAAGCACCTTGTCAAAACCTGCCACCCGAGCATCTAGTAAGGCATTAAAACCAAAACCAACATAAAAGCTCACAGCAATTGGAAAAGCAGCATCTTCAATCGTATAATTTTTACTGAAAACGGTCGTCCCCAGCATAATTGTAATCAAAACGCTGTAGGCAACCACATTCCCATCAACAGGCAAAAAAGTTAGATAATTTTCTAAGGGGATTGTGAGGGCAAAGGTCGCAAAGAGGGTCAAGACGCCCTCGATAGTCATGGTATTTAGCCCTTTCATCTGCAAGAGTTCATGGACAGCCAGCATGGCTAACAAACCAATCCCTATCTGCAATAAGAGTCCCCCCACAAATAAGACTGGAAGGAAAATAGCCAGGGCCAATCCAGCAAACAACGTTCTCTTTTGTAAATCTTGGGTCATATCTTCTCCTAAACTCCTCCAAAACGGCGATTGCGACGATTATAGGCCGTAATAGCCTCCTTCAAAGATGCTTCATCAAAATCAGGCCACAAGGTATCCGTAAAGTAAAGCTCGCTATAGGCTGCTTGCCATGGCAAGAAATTACTCAAACGCAACTCACCACTCGTACGGATGATCAAATCAGGATCTCGCAAATCCTTTGGCAGGCGTTGTGTGAAAAGATAATCCCCTATCATATCTTCTGTAATATCACCAGGATTGATTTTGGCATCTAGAACTTCCTGAGCCAAGCTCTTAAAAGCCTGCGTAATTTCAGCACGACCGCCATAGTTAAGCGCAAAATTGAGAATCAAGCCTGTATTGTTCTTGGTCAACTCCTCTGCTTTTTTCAAAGCTTCAAAAGTCGGCTTAGGTAGGCGATCTGTCTCCCCAATCATCTGAATCTTAACATTATTTGCATGCAATTCAGGGACGTAGTTATCATAAAACTCGACTGGCAAGTTCATGATAAACTTGACTTCTTGATCTGGGCGCGTCCAGTTTTCCGTTGAAAAGGCATAGACTGTGATGACCTTAACTCCCATCTTATTAGCTGCCTTGGTCACCTTTTGGAGGGCTTCCATCCCCGCCTTATGACCAAAAACCCGTGGTTGCATCCGTTTTTTAGCCCAGCGACCATTTCCATCCATGATGATGCCAATGTGAGCAGGAACCTGTGTTGGAACCTCAACTTCTACAGCTTTATCTTTCTTAAAAAATCCAAACATGATCTTATTCCTATTCAAAAATCTATCGTTTCATTATACCATATTTCCCTCTATTCTTCTATTGCTAAGTTACTGCTCCTGCTTACAGATAGACAAAAATAAGCCGCCTGATTGGGCGACTTTATTTTATAGGGAGATTATTATGAAAAAATTTTAGGAGTTTAAGTTAAGTTTTTCTTAACTTATGAGCTTAGTATACACCTCCTAGCTTAAATTTTTCTTAAGTTTTTTGAGAAATGAAAAATCTAAAATAAGATTGCCCACTTGAGTGTACGAAAAGTACCTCAAATCATCTCAAATAGCCAATCTAAGTCTAAAACCTAGCTTTTTCTGAAAGTCATTTCAAGCTGACACCTTTTCCCATAGTTTATAGATTGAAACTTTGCCTCATAAGTTACTTTCGTAATGCACTTATCTATCAAATCATGTATTCTACACTATAGGTGGCATCTGATAAGATACGAGCTAGAAACTGCTTGGTTCGTTCTTCTTGTGGACGACTAAAGAAATCGTGGGGATTGTTCTCCTCTACGATACGGCCTCCATCCATAAAAATAACGTGGTTAGCGACATCTCTAGCAAATCCCATTTCATGCGTGACGACCACCATGGTCACACCTTCTCCCGCTAACTGTTTCAGAACATCCAAAACATCTCCAACCAACTCAGGGTCTAGTGCCGATGTTGGTTCATCTAGCAAAATGACCTCGGGCTTGACGGCAATGGCACGCGCAATTCCTATTCGTTGTTGTTGCCCTCCAGATAGTTGTGAAGGGTAGTAGTCCTTATAGGCCAGTAAACCAACTTTTTCTAAGGCAGATTCTGCACGTTTGAGCGCTTCTTCCTTGGGAACTCTACGAGCTATAATTAGGCCTTCTAGAATATTTTCCAGAGCAGTTTTATTTGCAAAGAGATTGTAGTGTTGGAAAACAAAGGCTGTTTTTTGGCGAATTTCTAGAATGTCTTTCTTGCTTAATTTGGCTAAGTCATAGGTTTTTCCTGCCAAGGTCAAACGGCCACTATCAGCTTTTTCTAAGTGGTTGAGACAACGGAGAAAGGTCGTTTTCCCCGAACCTGATGGTCCTAAAATAACAACGACATCCCCTTGATTGACCTGGAGATTGACATCCTCCAAGACCTGCCTCTCTCCAAATGTTTTTGCGATATGTTCTACTTGTAACATCTTGTCCTCCTATACAAAACGCGCGCTAGATGTTTTTGCTCTCTTTTCTTTTTTCACATAGCCTTTCTCCAGTAGGGAGAAGCCCCACTGAATCAAACCACAGATCAAAATATACTGCAAAAAGATCACAAAATAAGACTCAAAATACTGGTAGCCGTAGGACGCTTCCACACGAGCAATAGCGGTGATATCCTTGATGGTCATGACAAAGACCAGGGAGGTCCCTTTGACGATATTGATCACCAGATTGGCCAAGTTAGGCAAGGCTGAGCGCAAGGCTTGAGGAAAAACAATCCTTAAATAGGCCTGAGTCGTAGTCAGTCCAATCGCATGCGCTGCCTCTAGCTGTCCCTTGTCCACCGTCAAGATAGCTGAACGCAAAATCTCCGATAAACTCCCGACTGTCATCAAACTATAAATGATAAAGGCATAGTAGAGAGGATCAAGTTTGAAAATATCAAAGTCGCTTCCTATGCTTTTGAAAAATTGATTCAGCAAACTTGGAAACAAACTATAAAAGAAGAGAATCAATAAAATCGGAGGAGTCGCTCGGATAAAAGCCAGATAGACCAGAGAAAAACTCCTCACCCCTCGAATCTTGTGGATCTGCCCCAAGGCTAAAAATAGAGCCGGTAAAAAGCTTAAGACCATAGCCACAATCATGATAATCAAGGTGATTGGCACACCCTTCAAGGTCTCCAGAAAGGTCTTTACAATATAGTCTATATCCATTTCTTACCCCCCTTTTGTTTCCAAAGACTTCTCAAGCAAACGACTCAAGCTAGAAATAACCAAGGCAATCCCCCAGTAAAGAAGCGCAACTGCCGTATAGGTTTCCAGAGAGTAGTTCCCTAAATTGCGACTGATCAAGAGATTGCCTGCCCCCATAACATCAACGAAACCAATCGTATAAGCCAAAGCAGCATCCCGCATGAGATTGAGAATAGCAGTCGTTATGTTGGGAAGAGCAACTTGAAAAGCTTGGGGAAAAATGATTCTCCAAAAAGTCTGACTTGGAGTCAAACCAATACTAAGCCCGGCCTCTGTCTGTCCCTTTGGAATAGCTTGATAGCTCGCCTTGAAAACCTCTGCAACAATAGCGGCAAACAAGAGAATCATCGTCAGGAGAACAAAAATAGTTTTAGACCAGTTGTTGATATCTAAACCAAGCCACCATTTCAGAAATTCTGGCAAGCCATAAAAGACTAGAAAAAGCAAGACAATCGGCGGTGTACAACGAAGGGTAAAGATATAGCCTTTGGAAATCGCTGCAAAACTCTTGTCTTCTCCTACTTGCGCCCAGGCCAAGAGACCTCCAAAAAGGGAACCAAGAAGAGTGGTAAAAAAGAGAATGGACAAGGTCATCGGAAGCGCCTGCCATAAGGTCGGCAAAAACTGAAAGACCTTGGAAAAATCATAAGAAACCATACAAAACCCTTTCTAGTCTTGAAATTTCTGGTCTAGTCTTTGTCTACATAACTAAAGACATCTTCTTTAAAGTATTGCTGAGATAGCTTAGCAAGCGTGCCATCTTCTTTCAACTCTTTGATTGCTTTTTCGTATTCTTTAGCAAATTTCTCACCCTTTTCATCACGGTGAATCAAGGGATAAGTTGGAATGCCTTTATATGGGAACCAGCTGAGTTTATCCGCATATTGGTGGTAAGGGCCATCTTCTGCGGTAACTGCTTTTTCAAAGGACAGTTTGATATCAAAGAAGGCGTCATAACGTCCTTCTAAGACCCAGGCATAGGCATCTGCCACTTTAAAAGATTCAGCTGCTGTTAGCTCAATCGGTGCATCCTGATATTTTTCATTGTAGCTGGTGATGACATTCCATTGAGCATTCTGTGGAGAGATGGGAACCAATTTCCCTTTATTCTTATCGAAGTCATCAATGGTTTTGTATTTCTGTTCATCTTCTTTTCTGACAGTAAATCCGATAATGCTCGCTCCCACTGGTTCAGATGGAATGACAAACTTTTTAGCTCGTTCGTCTGTGTACCAAGCTCCCTTGGTTCCGATGTCATACTTACCTGATTCCAGACCAATCAAGAGGTCGTCATCACTGGTACCCGTATATTCAAATTGATAGTTTGCCAATTTCTCATCAACAGCCTTCAAAACAGCTACTTCATAACCATCCGATTCCCCTTTTTCATTGACAAAGTCATAAGGTACGTAGTTTTGTGTATGGGCAACCTTCAAGGTTATGACTTCAGCAGACGAAGCCGTTTCTCCCTCCTTGGCTGGAACGCCAGCTAAACTTCTCCCGATAATCGTTGCCCCAATTACTGCAACCACTGCTATACCACCGATAATCCATGCTTTTTTACTCATCTTTTTCTCCTTTAGTTTTCAAGCGCTTCTCTCACCCACTGGATACGTTCAACTGCGATATCACTTGGAATGGTACAATCTGCCCCAAGTACCAAGCCCTGTTCCCCAGCTTCTGCAACTAGTTTCTTTGCCTCAGCCTGAATGGCATCCTTGCTACCAGTATACAGCAAGCCCGTTTTGCCATTTTCGAACCCTCCAAGAACCGTACGCCCCTTGAAAATCTCACGACCTTCCTTGAGAGTGATTCCCTCTGGTCCTACAGCCCAGTTAAAGACTTGGCCCGGATAGTCTGCAAAAAGGTGAATATCATTTCGTGCCCCCTCGTAGCCACAGATATGAAGAACAGTGACGCCACCAACAGCACTAGCCGCTTCCAGGACAGTTATCTCGCTAGGTGCAATGACGGCTTGATAAGCTGCTGCCGACACTCGTTGATCTTGGATACTTTGCACGCTGAGGTAGATTCCATCTGCACCAGCCTCTTTGATGACAGCTCGGCTAAGACTCGCAATATCCTCTGCAATCACATCCAACACCTTTTTA of Streptococcus oralis contains these proteins:
- a CDS encoding amino acid ABC transporter ATP-binding protein is translated as MLQVEHIAKTFGERQVLEDVNLQVNQGDVVVILGPSGSGKTTFLRCLNHLEKADSGRLTLAGKTYDLAKLSKKDILEIRQKTAFVFQHYNLFANKTALENILEGLIIARRVPKEEALKRAESALEKVGLLAYKDYYPSQLSGGQQQRIGIARAIAVKPEVILLDEPTSALDPELVGDVLDVLKQLAGEGVTMVVVTHEMGFARDVANHVIFMDGGRIVEENNPHDFFSRPQEERTKQFLARILSDATYSVEYMI
- a CDS encoding amino acid ABC transporter permease; protein product: MDIDYIVKTFLETLKGVPITLIIMIVAMVLSFLPALFLALGQIHKIRGVRSFSLVYLAFIRATPPILLILFFYSLFPSLLNQFFKSIGSDFDIFKLDPLYYAFIIYSLMTVGSLSEILRSAILTVDKGQLEAAHAIGLTTTQAYLRIVFPQALRSALPNLANLVINIVKGTSLVFVMTIKDITAIARVEASYGYQYFESYFVIFLQYILICGLIQWGFSLLEKGYVKKEKRAKTSSARFV
- a CDS encoding proline--tRNA ligase, with product MKQSKMLIPTLREMPSDAQVISHALMLRAGYVRQVSAGVYSYLPLANRVIEKAKNIMRQEFDKIGAVEMLAPALLSADLWRESGRYETYGEDLYKLKNREKSDFILGPTHEETFTAIVRDSVKSYKQLPLNLYQIQPKYRDEKRPRNGLLRTREFIMKDAYSFHANYDSLDSVYDEYKAAYERIFTRSGLDFKAIIGDGGAMGGKDSQEFMAITPARTDLDRWVVLDKSVASFDEIPAEVQEEIKAELLKWMVSGEDTIAYSSESSYAANLEMATNEYKPSNRVVTEEEVTRVETPGVKSIDEVAAFLNVPEEQTIKTLFYMADGELVAALLVGNDQLNEVKLKNHLGADFFDVASEEEVANVIPAGFGSLGPVGLPENVKIIADRKVQDVRNAVVGANEDGYHLTGVNPGRDFTAEYVDIREVREGEISPDGQGVLNFARGIEIGHIFKLGTRYSASMGADVLDENGRAVPIIMGCYGIGVSRLLSAVMEQHARLFVNKTPKGEYRYAWGVNFPKELAPFDVHLITVNVKDEEAQALTEKLESNLMEAGYEVLTDDRNERVGVKFSDSDLIGLPIRITVGKKAADGIVEVKIKATGDTIEVHADNLLETLEILSKK
- the rseP gene encoding RIP metalloprotease RseP, encoding MIGLLTFILVFGIIVVVHEFGHFYFAKKSGILVREFAIGMGPKIFAHIGKDGTAYTIRMLPLGGYVRMAGWGDDATEIKTGTPVSLTLTDDGKVKRINLSGKKLDQTALPMQVTQFDFEDKLFIKGLVLEEEKTFAVDHDATVVEADGTEVRIAPLDVQYQNASIWGKLITNFAGPMNNFILGVVVFWILIFLQGGVRDTQTNLFHVMPEGALAKVGVAETAQITKVGSHEVKNWQDLTQAVEADTKDKTAPTLDVTISENGSEKQVTVTPEENQGRYILGVQPEVKSDLLSMFVGGFTTAADSGLRILSALKNLIFHPDLNKLGGPVAIFKASSDAAKNGLENVLYFLAVISINIGIFNLIPIPALDGGKIVLNILEAIRRKPLKQEIETYVTMAGVVIMVVLMLAVTWNDIMRLFF
- a CDS encoding phosphatidate cytidylyltransferase, with amino-acid sequence MTQDLQKRTLFAGLALAIFLPVLFVGGLLLQIGIGLLAMLAVHELLQMKGLNTMTIEGVLTLFATFALTIPLENYLTFLPVDGNVVAYSVLITIMLGTTVFSKNYTIEDAAFPIAVSFYVGFGFNALLDARVAGFDKVLLALFIVWATDSAAYLIGMNFGKHKLAPRVSPNKSIEGFIGGILGAVLVTAIFMLVDSTVALPYGIYRMSLFAVFFSVAGQFGDLIESAMKRHFGVKDSGKFIPGHGGVLDRFDSMLVVFPIMHLFGLF
- a CDS encoding isoprenyl transferase: MFGFFKKDKAVEVEVPTQVPAHIGIIMDGNGRWAKKRMQPRVFGHKAGMEALQKVTKAANKMGVKVITVYAFSTENWTRPDQEVKFIMNLPVEFYDNYVPELHANNVKIQMIGETDRLPKPTFEALKKAEELTKNNTGLILNFALNYGGRAEITQAFKSLAQEVLDAKINPGDITEDMIGDYLFTQRLPKDLRDPDLIIRTSGELRLSNFLPWQAAYSELYFTDTLWPDFDEASLKEAITAYNRRNRRFGGV
- a CDS encoding glycoside hydrolase family 1 protein, which encodes MLKFPKDFVWGSSTSGPQTEGRVPGDGKGDNLWDYWYQVESNRYYNGIGPDKTSTFYENWEKDIELLVETGHTAFRTSIQWSRIFPQGRGEVNPQGVTFYRQVFEAIKSKGIRLLVNLYHFDLPFALQEDGDGWENKATVSAYEDYARFCFETYGDLVDQWITFNEPIVPVEFGYFYDAHYPHKVDAKAAVKVAYHTQLASSLAVKACHEILPESKIGIVLNLTPAYPRSQHPADVKAARIADLFQAQSFLDPSVLGTYPEELVEILSEHDLLPEYTVEELEVIREHTVDFLGVNYYQPLRVMAPRFAKYPDSPLLPEHFYEPYVMPGRKINPHRGWEIYEQGIYDIAQNIKENYGNIEWMLTENGMGVEGEDKFRENGMIQDDYRIDFVKGHLRELHRAIEDGANCKGYLIWTFIDCWSWLNSYKNRYGLVELDLETQERHLKKSGHWFKELSDNNGF